CACAACCGCCGCAACTGACGCGTCGGGCAATGCACTCGCCGGCAATACGGCCGTCGCACCCAACGCGGGCAACCATGTCTGGACCTTCATGACGGGGTCGACGGCGGACGCGGTCCCTCCGACGGTGCTCGGCGTCAATCCGATCGCGGGCGCTGCCGGCGTATGCCGCAACAAGTCGGTCAATGCGACCTTCAGCGAACCCATGGATCCGTCTTCGTTCGACGAGACGACCTTCCGGATCGCCGACAACGGCGTGGTGGTCCCGGGCACTGTGAGTTATGACCCCGTGAATCGGATCGCCAGTTTCGCGCCCAGCGCGCCGGCAGGCTTCGCCGCCAACGCGACGCTCTCCGCCACCATCGTCTCTGGCGCAGCCGGCGTGCGGGACTTGGCGGGCAACCCGCTCGCGCTCGATGTCGTATGGAGCTTCTCGACCAGTGCCCAGCCTTGCGTCCCAGCGGTCGATCTGCGATCGATTGCGAGCTTCGGTGCTTTCGGCGGCGGCGCCGGCATAACCAACCAGGGCATCAATACTGTGATCGGCGGCAATCTTGGCACGACCGCAGCATGCACGCTCGTGACCGGCCTGCACGATCCGTTCGACGTCTATACGCAGACGCCGCTGAACGTCGGCGCGGTCGACGGCACGATCTACTGCGCACCGCCCGCACCAGGCACGGTGGCGAAGTTCGACTTCGCGACGCAGGCCCGCGCAGACGCTCAGGCGAGCTACAACCAGCTCGCTGCGCTGCCGGCCGGCAGCGACCCCGGCGCGGGTCAACTCGGTGGACTGATTCTGCCGCCCGCCGTCTACACCGCCGCGGGAGGCACGTTCTCGATCACCTCCGGAGACCTGACGCTCGATGCACAGGGCGATGCCAACGCGACATGGGTGTT
The Variovorax paradoxus genome window above contains:
- a CDS encoding Ig-like domain-containing protein encodes the protein MTSTSPAAKEPPVTGVATSSSVQATFSKPMAAGSLSTTSFTLACPAGSPVSASVTYDAATSTATLTPAAALPPGTLCVATVATSARDTTGLALASNFSWRFRTAALPDATRPTVILTVPAAASTGVATNTRITATFSEAMNPATISSASFAITSGNLATAVSGTVTYAASSRTATFTPTASTLPVNTLFTATITTAATDASGNALAGNTAVAPNAGNHVWTFMTGSTADAVPPTVLGVNPIAGAAGVCRNKSVNATFSEPMDPSSFDETTFRIADNGVVVPGTVSYDPVNRIASFAPSAPAGFAANATLSATIVSGAAGVRDLAGNPLALDVVWSFSTSAQPCVPAVDLRSIASFGAFGGGAGITNQGINTVIGGNLGTTAACTLVTGLHDPFDVYTQTPLNVGAVDGTIYCAPPAPGTVAKFDFATQARADAQASYNQLAALPAGSDPGAGQLGGLILPPAVYTAAGGTFSITSGDLTLDAQGDANATWVFQSSASMTIGLPGIPRRVFLINGAKAANVFWQVGSAGRIEDGSSMVGTIIAPAGVTISTAGQTVQTTLTGRAIGLTASVTMVNTTIVAP